gaaggagaagagagagttgtggTTATCTCTCTTGGAAGGAGGGACAAAGGAGATGGTTTGGGGTTGGACAGGAGAAGGAAAGAGGCTGAGATGtgttgtatatgtttttggagGAGGGAAAGGAAGCACCATTGGTTTTGTAATGTTGTTCCTTGCCCAGATTCGTCCCTAATCTAAGATAAGTAGATGTTATGGTGCTCATCTAAAGAAATTGGATGGTTAATATGGATTTTTGATAGGTAATATGGATTAGGAGAATCTATATGTGTTGTTTTCTATTGATATTGTTTCTGTAAATACTAGGTGGGTGTTGGTTGACACCAAGAATTTTGACGGCACAAAGACTTGGCAGGTGTCGGTGCTAGAGTTTCCGGATCGatgagggtgtcggtcgataccagtaggcggtgtcggtcgacaccaaggatcagtgtcggtcgacattgGAGGCAGTGTCGGTCAAAACCAAGGAGCAGTATTGATCGACACTAAGaggcagtgtcggtcgacaccaagtgtctgtgtcgatcgacactaggaggGTGTCGGACGACACCAACCCTTTCAGCAGACGGCTGAATTCTTGTTTTCCtagtttgtttatgtttgtttgttggttgtttgacattggattctcagttgcttgtttgtatagcccagtagatgggacgATTACCTCACTGAGTGCTTatagtgtttatgacaatactcatacatctcaatttgtgtttgtgatgtaGGAGGTAAAGGgaaagtatgatcgtggaatcaaggcaatgaaaaagaggatgttctagaagcttggttgtttgttctatgatgttgttaggttgctagaatggaaTATAGTAGTCTAGAACGGTTGTTTAGATTGTTGGTTCATTGTTCTATGACttggtttatgttattggtattgttggataaatgttattgatttatttgttattagttatttatgctgtttttgatttaattgtaGTTATGTTTTTAGTGAGTATGTGACCACTAgtctaatataatattaaaaacaaaaaaatgggcCGGGTCGTTTCAACTCTCTATAAAACTTCAATATGCggatttataaaatttcaataaattagtttaaaataaatataacaaaacatatattaattttttgttataagtaaaacatataagtaaatatataaatttttatttaaaaagaaaataatttatttgttttttccctAATACATCAATTtgtatttatagtattttaaatttattgtaacaattattacaataatctactaaggttaaattattaatcaccaaaaattttgcaaaaatattaaccattattattattattgtcaaatctCAAAAACCTGATTTCACAATGTCCACCTAAAATATGGTTCCacaatatttttcacaaaatgttttacataaatatcatCGATCAAACCATATCTTATTTATATCCATGTAAAATTTTACAATACTTTTTACcactaaaaatatgtttttacaccCTAAACgtatttttactattaaaatatgCTCTTCATACTACTTATAAAATaactttatgaacacattaaaccaATTGTATTTTTCAGTTTACTTTTACTTTGGCATACTTAATTTAACCACTAAAATTGGTGACTCGGAAAATATAtcacaaattaataattgatgACATTGTCATAAGAGAAATAAGattagaaacaaatttttttgattgcaatgagtttatgatCAATCCAATAAAGgttgaaaaacatttttaaaacaaattgacataataaaagaaaaaataattataatgaccaacccaataaagGTTGAATACTAATGTATCTGCTTACAGTTGATGCAAATACTTTGGAAACAATTTGAAACATGTCTCTAAACAATTTCACAGCTCATTAGTAAGACGAATTGCTttaaattgtaatacattttttagaGAGAACTTTGGGATTCATTACTACCACACGTTGAGGTGCTGGAGGAAGAACTTCTTAGAGAGACAAAAGTAAGATAAACTTTAGAAACCTTTCCTTTTCAGGACTCAGTATGTTTGTTCATTTGTTCAAGAAAAGTAACTATTATCTGCACAAACAAGTCATGGATCTTGGATTCAACGATAAATTCATAAGGACATGGGAGTACTATTTCGACTACTGTGCAGCTGGTTTCAAGATACTTACACTTAGGAACTACCAGGTAACACAAACACTGGAGCATTAACTAGAAAAATAACCTTGTTTCTTACCTCAGTCTCATTTTAAGATTTGACTTTGATTAACCAAATGCATTTCTGCGATATTGCAGATAGTTTTCTCACGTCCAGGGAACGTAGCTGCATTCGGTGATGATGATCCATTCCGCAGCTCTCCTTTAActcagaaaaaaacaacaatagatgaaatAGTTTCCAATCTGAAGTACTACTACCATTTCTTGTTTCCCGGAGCATAAGTTATCAGGACATTCTGCTTTCATGATTGCTTATCCAATCTGTACTAACAATCTCTTACTGTCCAGACCATTATAAAGCAAAAGATCATAACCTGTAATGTGTGTGAACATTTACTTGAAGTGTTATGGCCACTTCCGTTGCAAAAACCTTACTACTGTCCAAGTTTGAGTACTATGATGTTATTCAAGATCTCTGTGACATGGTTACATCTCGGGTCCATAAGACTGCCAGAAACTTTATTCAATCGATATCAAGCATGAGTACAATGTTTAAGACAAAGATAgaaaatgttttcttgtttttattaatgCACTGTTATTCAACCTGAAACAGCTTTAACCTGGAGGCTATAGAGTACATATAAACAAACACCCTACGCATTATAATGATACAATGCTTAAAGGCTTCTTTACATTTATATCATTCGCTTGTACTTCCCTTGAGATTAAGCCTTGAAACCATATTCTCCGTCTTCTGTAACAAAAATGATCTCAAATCATTCACACATTCTGAACACTTATATTGAAAGAAGCATTAACACTAACCTGTTCGGAATGTGAAAGATACTTCCCATCAAGTGTCACGACCACACGATTGTTACCATCTACTCCTTTAATTTTGTCCACAGAACAATAGAAGTCTATCGCCGACATGCTAAACAAATACACACACAAAGTAACAACGACTCAGCTTTAATAGACATGAAAATATAGATAGATCACTCTCACATACAAAATTTGGCCAACACAAAAGCCAACTAGGAATCAATCGTATCTCAAACAGAGAGAGGAATGCCAATATATCCTTTTCAACATGTTCTGCGACAAATCTAATAATTTAGTCGACATTTCTAGCTTCTCCTTAAAGCAATATCCATTTTCAGTGCGTGCTAGTTCAGCTCAAAGTATTAAACAAAGTAAAGTTCATCCACTTACAAGGTTCTATGTGATCATAACTCTACATAAATGAACACACCAGCCATAATAAATCAAGAATCTTTCAGTTCAATCCTCTCAACATATGAACAAGCACAAAGGTAACTACCAAACAGTGACCCTTCAAGCAACGATCAAAACTCAGATTTTACAAAGAACATATACATACATGCCGATAAATCAATTCAATTCAATCATCTCAAGTCTCAACATATGAACAAAATGGAGCAAGAGGAATCTACTAAAACAATGACCCTTTAAGCAAGTAGCAACGATCAAAACTCAGACTTTACAAAGAAGATAGAACACACAAGCCATATAAATCAAGAAACTTTCAAATCAATCATTTCAACATATAACACAAATGGAGCACAAAGGATTCTACTACTAAAAAATGATTCTTTAAGCAACGATTCAagacttgtatatatactaAAGAAGATAGAAACTTACATGCCGTCACCAAAATCTTCATTGATAATTTCCTTAATACTCTCACCAAAATGCATCACTGCTTCATTCaacctaaataaaaaaaatcaaaaataaaaaaactaatccttaaatagagaaaaagatgTAAAATTTACAGAGCAAACCTGTAGATGGTTGGTTCTTGGATGAGATTAGGATCATAGGATCTCCACGGCGGAGACATCATATCTCCGATGAGGTCATCAGTCAGAGATGGCAAAGCATCCTTGAGCTTCTGGACTGTATCGGGTTTGAGCTGGGCTTGACGACGGAGAAGCTGAGCTACGTAGACGTTGGTGAGACCAGTCTCCTCCGCTAATTGGGTATAAGTCTTGCCGGAAGCTGCTTTCACGGCGAGAAGCTTATTTGTAACACTCTGTTTCTTCGCcgcttccattttttttttgactaatccaatcactttttttatttatttttttgtcttctcttcgacgctctgtctctctctctctcacttatCAATTATGAAAGTATTATCTTTAAATGGGCTATATTtatctcttatatataaaagttttttacaagagagaaaaaattcAAGTGTAAGggttattaatattattactaCCTGcaagtgttttgtgttttttttggtatgaatgttaaattttGTACTATTTTCGTTTGTGGTTGTGAGTTGTGACAGATGGGTTACAAGAGAAATTCAAGTAGTAGAGAAAAAGGACCAAAAaaactactccctccgttttaaaatatatgatgttttagctaaaacacgcagattaagaaatctttacttttaacaagttcaaccaatcagaaacaatactacataatataaaatactaacttaatctaaaagttacatagaaaattgaaaacatcctatattatgaaacaaaaaacttctctaaaacatcttatattttgaaacagatggagtataatactaaagaaaacaataacataacaacaacaaaacatataaaatccCTAAAGTTCTTTTAgtactaaaattttattttgcgaTCCTTTAACTatcttgttttgatttgtttgagtGATATTTATTCGTTggatatcaaaaaaatttgaaaactaatgaCTATAATTGGAAGTAGCAAATacttaatttttaatagattaTTTTGCCAGTGGCATACAACAACATAAGTTACAGTGACATACAACAACATAAGTTATCATAACATTCACCATATACTCTACTATGtataaaataaacacaaaacctCTCGCATCCAGCGTGTCCTTCTTTTTTACATGTGTCTCGTTGGTAGCATTGTTTAATCTCTTGCTTTATTCCAAAACCTATGTTACAATAATCATACAACATATTCAatttcatttaaaaacaaatatatctccataaaaataaacaagtatagtgttataaaataataaactagtACCAGAAGTGATATCATCACAATGAATTGAAGACATGACAAAGAGAGTAGTTAGAACAAATACAAGCAACATTTTCTTTGTGATAGCcatttttatgatattatcttcttaagttgttgttgttgttatacattggatgtgtttatatataaagtaaCACAGTTACACAGATAAACATAAAGGAAGGTGTATTGAATTAGacattttagaagattttgattttttattagaaTCACATGTTAATCAATTAGGGATTTCTAAATATCCActcaaattctatgttattgaACTTGGTATTTAGGtaattaaaatcattcaaaatcatttataatcccatgttattcaatcactagttttaaaaaatcttatcaaatccactgttattaGAAAGttaacaattcttttttttgaaatattgaaaGCGATTCTAATTGATTTTGAAtacattttagttaaaattaagGATTATAAAATCTCACCTCTATAGGTGTGATTTAgatggattttaaaaagaactgatttaaacaaaataacttattatattAACATAAACCCTTTCGTATTCCtcgttctctctctttattacaTGGTTCTGGTTGGTATAGCCTTGTTTAAATTCTTGTTTTATGCTAAATATACGAGTAAAACATGTTAATTCAAAATTCCTATATCTTTGATTTCAAAACCAAtaatcttaaaaagaaaaaaatctaatttgtatttataaatcaataaaccaataaagccccctaaatattttagatatgcTCGGTTGATTGATTCAATTggacatataaaaaaaactaaaacggtttttttttttaatcccataTCTTATATTACAATTAATTAACCACAAGCCAACTTTTATATCCAATTTTTATCAGTCCATCTTTTTCATTTACTAATGAAAATTTAACAATTCGTCGTTATCGTCATTATCGAAATAGAAATAATTCATTATTATTGTCATCAAccacaataaaattttaattttttataataagtggatgtatgtatttatttattttgtcaacgATTTAATTTGCAATATCATATGAGAAATTAGGTGACGTGGGAAGATGTTACCCGTGGGATAAATGGGTCTTCAATAAGTCCACGTCTTAAAATTGCATATGGTCCTTAATTTTTATAGTAGAGAacttaactttcaatttttaatatacttgcAAAGTTGCAATTGGCCCAATCTAAAAGTAGAATCTTCCATGGCCATGCAACGCAACTACCATGTGTGTGTCAGTGTGTGAAAATAGTAAGCCCGGAATATGATTAAAACAATCTTgactaatttatatattttccattttctgAAATGGGAATATCTTTTATAGCCAAAAATGTAATGTAATCCTCTagaataatcttttttttttttaactatgaaGATATCTTAGAATACTGGAACGTAATTACCATTATAAAATCACGTgtagtattaaaataaaatacatacgTTGTGATTGTGAAGATCCGCTTGTGCAAGTGCTGTTACCACCTCTGAATAATAAGTTTGTTTATTAACCTCTCCAGTCAGTCTCAAAATGCTAAACGAGATTCGTGGAAGATAAACAATCTGAACATATATAATAGTAATGGTGGATTGGAAGATAAAACGATAGATCAGTCATGGGAGCTACAAgtaatagttttcttttttgaaaaaagaaactacAAATAATGAAACGTCCAAAgaacattatttttaaaaggattgttttataacaaaaactaaaaaaaaaaatatagaaaacggGATAATTAGAGAAACGCAAACGTCGAGTATTTGGAAACGAGCCAAACACAGCTTTTTTAACTTGTGTggactctatatatatatatatagatttgccATATAAGCACAAAACACAATGTGGCTGGCTGGCTGGGCTTATCTCCTCATCACAAGTGTTTCCTTTTACACTCTCATCCAATAGTCGTTTACTCTTCAATCCCTACCTCCTCCTtcattcccccccccccccccccccccNNNNNNNNNNNNNNNNNNNNNNNNNNNNNNNNNNNNNNNNNNNNNNNNNNNNNNNNNNNNNNNNNNNNNNNNNNNNNNNNNNNNNNNNNNNNNNNNNNNNNNNNNNNNNNNNNNNNNNNNNNNNNNNNNNNNNNNNNNNNNNNNNNNNNNNNNNNNNNNNNNNNNNNNNNNNNNNNNNNNNNNNNNNNNNNNNNNNNNNNNNNNNNNNNNNNNNNNNNNNNNNNNNNNNNNNNNNNNNNNNNNNNNNNNNNNNNNNNNNNNNNNNNNNNNNNNNNNNNNNNNNNNNNNNNNNNNNNNNNNNNNNNNNNNNNNNNNNNNNNNNNNNNNNNNNNNNNNNNNNNNNNNNNNNNNNNNNNNNNNNNNNNNNNNNNNNNNNNNNNNNNNNNNNNNNNNNNNNNNNNNNNNNNNNNNNNNNNNNNNNNNNNNNNNNNNNNNNNNNNNNNNNNNNNNTccaattttttcttcattttttttctctttctgaaaaacaagaaaaggttaaaactaaaaaaagcaCCCTAGTTTCAGTTTTTAGAATTCCAAGATATCCGGGAATGAGCGTATCTCTCTAGCTAAGACTCATTCCAGCCAACTCTGAATCCAATTCCCCATTGTTCAGATCCAAATCCCATTGTGTTCCAAACTAAACAAGAGGTAATAATATTCTCTACAGTTCTCTTCCTTTTATAACAGATTTGTTTCATTGGTGTTTTATGCATATACATACATGAATAATAGATTCCGAAATGAATGAATAGGGGGAAGGTAGAATAAGAATGGTCACTATAGATTCAAAGTCTACCACTTGAAATTCTCATCTTCAATGCTGCATCTAGTGATACGAAATTAAAATAACTAGTATGATGAATTCTTGGTTTTGTGAGAAGGTAGAAGAAAGAGAGGTCACTAATAAATTAGAGTCTACTACCATTGTACTCATCTTTAATGCATTTTGCATTTACACACATTTAAGTGGTACACATATCAAAAATATCTGGTTTGTATAGTAaaaatctctttattttattttactattgcGTAAATCCGTTGAGAATCTAATCCGATGTATCTGGTCAAAAAATGCAACTTATTTGTCTACAATGCAGGGACTACAAAATTGAACATTtctctttaccaaaaaaaatattagaaaagaagagaaaaagaaaatgaaagtgGCGGTGGTAGGGAGTGGGATAAGTGGATTAGGAAGTGCCTACGTACTTGCGAACCAAGGAGTCGAAGAGATTGTCTTGTATGAGAAAGAAGAGTCATTGGGAGGTCATGCTCGAACGGTGCGTTTCGATGGCGTTGACTTGGACCTTGGTTTCATGGTCTTTAATCGTGTACGTTTCCCTTTCCCTTTcgctcatgttttttttttaattttccatagaactaaatacaattttttcctccaaaaaattaaaaatatagaaataaatagttttatctaaaaaaaagtttatacattttctagaattttctttattttcgtGAAAAGTGTGATGATAATTGAGGCTTTTTACCTTTATGTGTCCACTGGTCCACATACCACACAGATGGACCATACCTCTTGTCTTGTGTTTTTTGGTTCACTGtacgttttttttcttcttcttcagtttgtcaaatttatgttttaatttgctTTCTAAACGTTTGGAATTGGATACACAGAACTTGGATTACATTATACTATATGATTAGGACCAAATCTAAAAGTTTCTTTCTAAATAAGTCAAAACTTAAACGTATACTTATTGTTTAATGTTACAGAAATGTCAAACGTACGTATTTATAGACGAAATAATAACTGTTCTCGTACGATCCCGACCCTACATGGTGTTCAAATAAAGACCAACTACGAATTTTAGTTGATATGATAGTTTTAAAGTTCTTGTACAAATGTGGAATtaatgattctttttattttatgacaTGACATAGATTGAATAGCACCATCTTGTGACTTTTCAAACTTTGGGAATATTATCATTTTATAGATAGGTAGCAATTTCATAAGCACACACTACTTCAGTTCATCagtaatatttgatttgttatttattagttttggtAAATTAGTCTTTTATGAATTATCGGATTGTGACATAGTGTACACTATTGGGCTTAGATAGCATCTTCTCTACATTAATAACTTAttcatattatacaaaattagtCTCAAAATGTTATGAAAATTAAATGTGAGAACATATCCGTATCTTCAAATGTTCATAGCTCGACCTTTGGATATTTTAAtcatacataaaatatgttgATAGGTTACATATCCAAACATGATGGAGTTCTTTGAGAAACTTGGAGTAGAGATGGAGGTTTCAGACATGTCTTTCTCGGTGAGCCTTGACAATGGCAAAGGTTGCGAATGGGGAAGCCGCAACGGTGTCTCTGGATTGTTTTCTCAGAAAAAGAACGTTTTAAATCCATATTTCTGGCAAATGATCAGAGAAATTGTTAAATTCAAAGAAGACGTTTTAAAATACATTGACGAGCTCGAGGGCAACCCCGATATTGATCGAAACGAAACCTTGGGAGAATTCCTTAATGCTCGTGGATACTCTGAATTGTTTCAGAAAGCTTATTTGGTGAGGTTCTTATTCTTTATAGTGGTTAAGACAAAATGTTAATTGAAGTTTTCTTGGACTAGGAGTTAcctctaattatatatatttatgtggAGTAGGTTCCCATATGTGGTTCGATATGGTCGTGCCCATCAGATGGTGTCTTAAACTTCTCTGCTTACTCTGTTCTTTCATTTTGCTGCAACCACCACCTTCTTCAGGTTCATTAAACTTCTcacatctttctccttttttttttaattatttcttggTTTTTCTTAGCTTAATTTTGTCCTTTTTTCAGATCTTTGGGAGGCCACAATGGCTAACTATTGCTGGACGTTCTCAGACTTATGTTGCAAAGGTTCCAAACTAAACCAATGATATGTGCATATGGTTGTGTTTGGCATATATTTACTTGCTACCTACGGATCAGGTTAGGGCAGAATTGGAGCGACTAGGATGCAAGATCAGAACAAGCTGCGATGTAAAATCTGTTTCTACATCCGAAAATGGTTCTGTAACTGTTACAAGTGGAGATGGATCTGAGGAAGTTTTCGATAGGTGCATCTTGGCTATGCATGCCCCTGATGCTCTGAGATTGCTTGGTGAAGAAGTCACATTTGATGAAACTAGAGTTCTTGGTGCTTTCCGATACGTTTACAGGTTCAGAAAATTCACACCTTTAATTATCCtcttctattaaaaaaaaaaaaaaagttaaccaaTTCATTAACATTTTGTCATCGATTGCAGCGATATATATCTCCATCACGACATT
The Camelina sativa cultivar DH55 chromosome 15, Cs, whole genome shotgun sequence DNA segment above includes these coding regions:
- the LOC104746848 gene encoding cyanate hydratase isoform X1 → MEAAKKQSVTNKLLAVKAASGKTYTQLAEETGLTNVYVAQLLRRQAQLKPDTVQKLKDALPSLTDDLIGDMMSPPWRSYDPNLIQEPTIYRLNEAVMHFGESIKEIINEDFGDGIMSAIDFYCSVDKIKGVDGNNRVVVTLDGKYLSHSEQKTENMVSRLNLKGSTSE
- the LOC104746848 gene encoding cyanate hydratase isoform X2, with the protein product MEAAKKQSVTNKLLAVKAASGKTYTQLAEETGLTNVYVAQLLRRQAQLKPDTVQKLKDALPSLTDDLIGDMMSPPWRSYDPNLIQEPTIYRLNEAVMHFGESIKEIINEDFGDGIMSAIDFYCSVDKIKGVDGNNRVVVTLDGKYLSHSEQTENMVSRLNLKGSTSE